In the Colletotrichum higginsianum IMI 349063 chromosome 7 map unlocalized unitig_7, whole genome shotgun sequence genome, one interval contains:
- a CDS encoding RTM1 protein, protein MPELQSYNGYYLWHYVPSLVAAIIFEVLFVLVTLFHAWKIARTKTWFCIVFCIGGLCRSWRIAVEIIGYAGRAIAREKTGEIGPYVMQSVTILVAPALFAASVYMTLGRIIRSVHGESLSVIRVNWLTRIFVTGDVFSFLVQASGAGLMVKDGSQDMGQNLIVAGLVIQIVLFGIFWVTAIMFHVRLAKFPTEASASGRSPWRSGLWMLYAVSAFIMVRSIFRLIEYVLGSDGYPLRNEWTLYVFDATLMFFVMVAFGFRFPAAFQIRKGGSQSTSDVENYDMTAETNGSQRESKGKPMR, encoded by the exons ATGCCCGAGCTACAGTCGTATAATGGGTACTACCTCTGGCACTACGTGCCGAGCCTCGTAGCGGCCATCATCTTCGAGGTGCTCTTCGTCCTGGTGACGCTCTTCCACGCGTGGAAGATTGCGAGGACCAAGACGTGGTTCTGCATCGTCTTTTGCATCGGTGGTCTTTGTAG GAGTTGGCGAATCGCAGTGGAAATCATCGGATATGCAGGACGGGCGATCGCGcgcgagaagacgggcgagaTCGGGCCGTACGTGATGCAGAGCGTGACGATCCTGGTGGCGCCGGCGCTCTTCGCGGCGTCGGTGTACATGACGCTGGGGCGCATCATCCGCAGCGTGCACGGCGAGTCGCTGTCGGTGATCCGGGTCAACTGGCTCACGCGCATCTTCGTGACGGGCGACGTCTTCTCGTTCCTCGTGCAGGCGAGCGGCGCGGGGCTCATGGTCAAGGACGGCAGCCAGGACATGGGGCAGAACCTCATCGTGGCGGGCCTCGTGATCCAGATCGTGCTGTTCGGCATCTTCTGGGTGACGGCCATCATGTTCCACGTGCGGCTGGCCAAGTTCCCGACCGAGGCGTCGGCCAGCGGACGGTCGCCGTGGCGGTCGGGCCTCTGGATGCTGTACGCGGTCAGCGCCTTCATCATGGTGCGGTCCATCTTCCGACTGATCGAGTACGTCCTGGGCAGCGACGGCTACCCGCTGCGGAACGAGTGGACGCTGTACGTGTTCGACGCGACGCTCATGTTCTTCGTCATGGTCGCGTTCGGGTTCCGGTTCCCGGCGGCGTTCCAGATCCGGAAGGGAGGGTCGCAGTCGACGTCGGACGTGGAGAACTACGACATGACGGCGGAGACGAACGGAAGCCAGCGAGAGTCCAAGGGCAAGCCGATGCGGTAA
- a CDS encoding Upc2 protein: MAPQTRNHPAPALGDGSANGGDTPPSTPGTTAGDIKLRRAHKKSRNGCKECKRRHVKCDETRPTCVNCATAERHCSYLDSLPASARSAAPSIPAKRGFVVAGHSPASSGGTGGGGGGGGNSSSNSGSLINAGSMPAVATSPSITAVVNDFIMRSDVDREVASPANGQFFTLEHMRLLHHLETNMNVFMSADDFMKPLVDMNLESALNAPYLMDVLLGLSALHMADLHPDRADHYRHQATQLQTRALMLFNDAKEDISDDTCIPMFLFSSTLGTHLLCDTLRANRHDFNAFLDQFAGYLNLHRGVSTVTSRSWHVIRESGAKRFIEFLESRRPADHAPSEVDILHRMLDQADLGPASLQACRDAAETLRHSYAIYRTIAERSTHQSASVMAFGVRVTTGFIDVLKQRRPEALVILAFYAVLLHWCRNFWIFADAGEFLIRAVASHLGDYWSEWLAFPLSVLGEHTG, from the coding sequence ATGGCGCCCCAGACGCGCAATcacccggcgccggctctTGGCGACGGCTCGGCCAATGGTGGCGACACCCCCCCGAGCACCCCCGGCACGACCGCCGGCGACATCAAGCTCCGCCGCGCGCACAAGAAGTCTCGCAACGGCTGCAAGGAGTGTAAGCGCCGGCATGTCAAGTGCGACGAGACTCGCCCGACTTGCGTCAACTGCGCGACCGCCGAGCGTCACTGCTCCTATCTCGACTCCCTGCCGGCCTCCGCCCGCTCTGCcgccccctccatccccgcCAAGCGaggcttcgtcgtcgccggccacaGCCCGGCCAGCTCCGGCGGtaccggcggcggcggcggcggtggtggtaacagcagcagcaacagtgGCAGCCTCATCAATGCCGGCAGCATGCCCGCCGTAGCCACCTCGCCCTccatcaccgccgtcgtcaacgacTTCATCATGCGCTCCGACGTCGACCGCGAGGTCGCCAGCCCCGCCAACGGCCAGTTCTTCACCCTCGAGCACATGCGCCTGCTGCACCACCTCGAGACCAACATGAACGTCTTCATGTCCGCCGACGACTTCATGAAGCCCCTCGTCGACATGAACCTCGAGTCCGCCCTCAACGCCCCCTACCTCATGGACGTCCTGCTCGGCCTGTCCGCCCTGCACATGGCCGACCTGCACCCGGACCGCGCCGACCACTACCGCCACCAGGCCACCCAGCTGCAGACCCGCGCCCTCAtgctcttcaacgacgcCAAGGAGGACATCTCGGACGACACCTGCATCCCCAtgttcctcttctcctccaccCTCGGCACCCATCTGCTCTGCGACACTCTGCGCGCCAACCGCCATGACTTCAACGCCTTCCTCGACCAGTTCGCCGGCTACCTCAACCTCCACCGCGGCGTCAGCACCGTCACGAGCCGCTCCTGGCACGTCATCCGCGAGTCCGGTGCCAAGCGCTTCATCGAATTCCTCGAGTCCCGCCGCCCCGCCGACCACGCCCCCTCCGAGGTCGACATCCTCCACCGCATGCTCGACCAGGCCGACCTGGGCCCAGCCTCCCTGCAGGCCtgccgcgacgccgccgagaccctGCGCCACTCGTACGCCATCTACCGCACCATCGCCGAGCGGAGCACCCATCAGTCCGCCTCCGTCATGGCCTTTGGCGTCCGCGTAACCACCGGCTTCATCGACGTCCTCAAGCAGCGCCGCCCCGAGGCCCTTGTCATCCTCGCCTTCTACGCCGTCCTGCTGCACTGGTGCCGCAACTTTTGGATctttgccgacgccggcgagtTCCTCATCCGCGCTGTCGCCTCCCACCTCGGCGACTACTGGTCCGAGTGGCTCGCCTTCCCCCTCTCCGTGCTCGGAGAGCACACGggatga